The segment ATCGTGCCCATCTACTGGATCGTGATCACCAGCTTCAAGACCCAGAGCACCTACTTCCTGATGAACCCGCTGGCCCCGCCCACCGAGCCGACCCTGGACAACTACCGGATGGTCATCGAGGCGGACTTCATCCGCTACTTCGTCAACAGCGTCATCGTCACCCTGGGCGCGGTCGTGCCCGCGGTCCTCGTCTCCTTCATGGCCGCCTACGCCATCGTGCGGGCCGCCGACGACTGGTGGTTCCTGCGGTGGGTCAACTCGCTCTTCCTCATGGGGCTGGCCATCCCGCTGCAGGCGGCCATCATCCCCGTCTATCTCATCGTCATCCGCATGCACATGTACGACACCCTGCTGGCGATCATCCTGCCGTCGATCGCGTTCGCGATCCCACTGTCGGTGCTCGTGCTCTCCAACTTCATCCGGGACGTCCCCAAGGAGCTCTTCGATTCGATGCGGGTGGACGGCGCCAGCGAGTGGAGCACGCTGTGGCACCTGGCCTTCCCGCTGACCCGGCCGGCGCTGGTCACCGTCAGCATCTACAACGGCCTGGCGATCTGGAACGGGTTCCTCCTGCCGCTGATCCTCACCCAGAGCCCGACCCAGCGCACCCTGCCGCTCGCGTTGTGGACGTTCCAGGGGCAGTACAGCGTCAACGTGCCCGCCGTCCTCGCGTCCGTCGTCCTCACCGCCCTCCCGATCCTCGCCCTCTACGTCCTCGGCCGCCGCCAGCTCCTCAGCGGGTTGACCGCCGGGTTCAGCAAGTAGGCGTTGGTTGACCGCGATCCCGGCCGCCGGCGCACGGCAATCGATCGAGGGGGTCGAGGCGACCCTGCGCGATCGGCTGGGATCGCTGTCGCTGGAGCAGAAGGTACGGCTGCTCACCGGGGCCGACTTCTGGTCCCTGCATCCGGAGCCGGCCATCGGGCTGCGCCGGCTGGTGGTGTCGGACGGCCCGGCCGGGGTCCGCGGGGAGCTGTGGGACGAACGGGACCCCTCGGCCAACGTCCCCTCCCCCACCGCGCTGGCGGCCAGCTGGGACGAGGCGGGCGTGGAGCGGCTGGGCCGGCTGCTGGCCGGCGAGGCGCGCCGCAAGGGCGTGGACGTCCTGCTGGCCCCGACCGTCAACCTGCACCGCTCGCCCTATGGCGGCCGCCACTTCGAGTGCTACAGCGAGGACCCGCTGCTCACCGCCCGCATCGGCGTCGCCTACGTGCGCGGGCTGCAGGCCGGCGGGGTGGCCGCCACCGTGAAGCACCTGGTGGCCAACGACTCGGAGACCGACCGGTTCACGGTCGACGTCCAGGTCGGCGAGCGGGCCCTGCGCGAACGGTATCTGGCCCCGTTCGAGGTCATCGTCCGGGACGCCGGGCCGTGGGCGGTGATGGCGGCCTACAACTCGATCAACGGCACCACCGCGACCGAGC is part of the Actinomycetota bacterium genome and harbors:
- a CDS encoding carbohydrate ABC transporter permease, whose product is MRAETRQAAGGQKRRSRGRGARRPNWLGGAAGWLWLLIVIVPIYWIVITSFKTQSTYFLMNPLAPPTEPTLDNYRMVIEADFIRYFVNSVIVTLGAVVPAVLVSFMAAYAIVRAADDWWFLRWVNSLFLMGLAIPLQAAIIPVYLIVIRMHMYDTLLAIILPSIAFAIPLSVLVLSNFIRDVPKELFDSMRVDGASEWSTLWHLAFPLTRPALVTVSIYNGLAIWNGFLLPLILTQSPTQRTLPLALWTFQGQYSVNVPAVLASVVLTALPILALYVLGRRQLLSGLTAGFSK
- a CDS encoding glycoside hydrolase family 3 N-terminal domain-containing protein, yielding MEGVEATLRDRLGSLSLEQKVRLLTGADFWSLHPEPAIGLRRLVVSDGPAGVRGELWDERDPSANVPSPTALAASWDEAGVERLGRLLAGEARRKGVDVLLAPTVNLHRSPYGGRHFECYSEDPLLTARIGVAYVRGLQAGGVAATVKHLVANDSETDRFTVDVQVGERALRERYLAPFEVIVRDAGPWAVMAAYNSINGTTATEHPMLQEVLKDEWGFDGVVMSDWYAARSTEPAANAGLDLVMPG